Proteins encoded in a region of the Streptacidiphilus rugosus AM-16 genome:
- a CDS encoding UDP-N-acetylmuramoyl-tripeptide--D-alanyl-D-alanine ligase codes for MQAMSLGELAEVVDGRLDHVPDPAVAVTGPLVVDSRKAAPGALFLAFAGEHVDGHDFAVSAVESGAAGVLASRPCGAPAVLVPDVMAALARLTRWQSARMPDVTRIGITGSSGKTSTKDLLAQTLARAGTTGATVGSQNNEIGVPMTVANCPADARFLVLEMGARGGGHLTYLTDMVPLHIALVLNVGAAHAGEFGSKEDTAKAKGELVASLAADGLAVLNLDDPLVAGMADRSAAPVLFFGRTEQAQVRATQVTVDAEGRARFLLTTPAGQAPVALQLLGEHHVSNALAVAAVAHHVGMAPGKIAAALSGAVAATGSRMQRYDRPDGVTVIDDAYNANPDSMAAALRALAAMHGERRTVAVLGEMRELGAASAEEHRAIGELAAALGTDVVVGVGSDDAAAMVDGADSGGRETHLVADRTAAAVLLGALLRPGDLVIVKASLSVGLQQLVQDLVAV; via the coding sequence CGCCCTGTTCCTGGCCTTCGCTGGGGAACACGTGGACGGCCACGACTTCGCCGTCAGCGCCGTGGAGTCCGGCGCGGCCGGCGTGCTCGCCTCGCGCCCGTGCGGAGCTCCGGCTGTGCTGGTGCCGGACGTCATGGCGGCACTGGCGAGGCTCACGCGGTGGCAGTCCGCGAGGATGCCGGACGTGACCCGGATCGGGATCACCGGCTCGTCCGGGAAGACCTCTACGAAGGATCTGCTGGCGCAGACGCTGGCCCGGGCCGGGACGACCGGCGCGACGGTGGGCTCCCAGAACAACGAGATCGGCGTGCCGATGACGGTCGCCAACTGCCCGGCCGACGCCAGGTTCCTCGTTCTGGAGATGGGTGCGCGCGGCGGCGGCCATCTGACCTACCTGACCGACATGGTGCCGCTGCACATCGCCCTGGTCCTGAACGTCGGTGCCGCTCACGCGGGCGAATTCGGCAGCAAGGAGGACACCGCGAAGGCCAAGGGCGAGCTGGTCGCCTCCCTTGCGGCCGACGGGCTGGCTGTACTCAACCTCGACGACCCGCTGGTGGCCGGGATGGCCGACCGCTCGGCGGCCCCAGTCCTTTTCTTCGGCCGCACGGAGCAAGCCCAGGTCCGCGCCACGCAGGTCACGGTCGACGCTGAGGGCCGAGCACGCTTCTTGTTGACCACGCCCGCCGGCCAAGCCCCCGTGGCGCTGCAGTTGCTCGGTGAGCACCACGTCTCGAACGCACTGGCGGTGGCGGCCGTCGCCCACCACGTCGGCATGGCACCCGGCAAGATCGCGGCCGCCCTCAGTGGGGCAGTCGCGGCGACCGGTTCCCGAATGCAGCGGTACGACCGGCCGGACGGCGTGACGGTTATCGACGACGCCTACAACGCCAACCCGGACTCGATGGCGGCGGCGCTGCGCGCGCTCGCGGCGATGCACGGCGAGCGCCGGACGGTCGCGGTACTCGGGGAGATGCGGGAGCTGGGCGCCGCGTCCGCAGAGGAGCACCGTGCGATCGGTGAGCTGGCCGCGGCGCTCGGCACGGACGTGGTGGTCGGCGTCGGCAGCGATGACGCGGCCGCCATGGTCGACGGCGCGGACAGCGGTGGGCGCGAGACGCATCTGGTCGCGGATCGGACGGCGGCGGCCGTGTTGCTGGGGGCGTTGCTGCGGCCAGGGGACCTGGTGATCGTGAAGGCGTCGTTGTCGGTCGGCCTGCAGCAGCTCGTCCAGGACCTCGTCGCGGTCTGA
- a CDS encoding TauD/TfdA family dioxygenase produces MLDTSDRTHGKPGTDLFGDPICAREVRANPTDVLDQVTDRLALRHAALVKHFPVDDPHLYVDFLAHLGTPLDNYGARSDSPAYALHPQINVVRCQPGGSRVQEQGGPLTAHSGRAFAKHRPAYTAMLMTKDGWPGAPGQAGESIAVRWSDAVARHRQLFPDTASDDLELLTGTPITITAQHVDSELSTLPLLYPLPDATGDDDLGARFSLVIRDQLPGMGLGEELTKGYLAALERFAQAANDPATRYVHQLQVGQMLIVDNNRFGHGRLTMPTTGPEGEVTNPRELWSAVIE; encoded by the coding sequence ATGCTCGACACCAGCGACCGCACCCACGGCAAGCCCGGGACCGACCTGTTCGGCGACCCGATCTGCGCCCGCGAGGTCCGCGCCAACCCGACCGACGTCCTCGACCAGGTCACCGACCGCCTCGCCCTGCGCCACGCCGCGCTCGTCAAGCACTTCCCTGTGGACGACCCGCATCTCTACGTCGACTTCCTCGCCCACCTCGGTACCCCGCTCGACAACTACGGCGCGCGCTCCGACTCGCCCGCCTACGCGCTGCACCCGCAGATCAACGTGGTGCGCTGCCAGCCCGGCGGCTCCCGTGTCCAGGAGCAGGGCGGGCCTCTGACCGCCCATTCCGGCCGGGCGTTCGCCAAGCACCGCCCCGCCTACACCGCCATGCTGATGACCAAGGACGGTTGGCCCGGCGCCCCCGGCCAGGCCGGCGAGTCGATCGCCGTGCGCTGGTCCGACGCGGTCGCCCGTCACCGTCAGCTGTTCCCCGACACCGCCTCCGACGACCTGGAGCTGCTCACCGGCACGCCGATCACCATCACTGCCCAGCACGTCGACAGCGAGCTGTCGACCCTGCCCCTGCTGTACCCGCTGCCGGACGCCACCGGCGACGACGACCTCGGCGCGCGGTTCTCCCTCGTGATCCGTGATCAACTCCCCGGTATGGGCCTGGGCGAGGAGCTCACCAAGGGCTACCTCGCCGCGCTGGAGCGCTTCGCCCAGGCCGCCAACGACCCCGCCACCCGCTACGTCCACCAGCTCCAGGTGGGGCAGATGCTCATCGTGGACAACAACCGGTTCGGCCACGGCCGCCTGACGATGCCGACCACCGGCCCCGAGGGAGAGGTGACCAACCCTCGGGAGCTTTGGTCGGCCGTCATTGAGTGA
- a CDS encoding molybdopterin-guanine dinucleotide biosynthesis protein MobB, with amino-acid sequence MRLEDLNALQATTIRADLSPYQCQIADGTGAEGDVIAVRVTDPGGITALVDYRENQHPVTAGTVLLGVLANRDSTTHASGGIPREGLAIVAGTQLAWLGGQSGLIGTLDWSPAPRNTLGQQAAGTVEAIGLVHTQIGTLNIAHLARTPGAQTGAGTRLLVVAGTAAEVGKTTLAGRLISHLTQTGLRVVAVKPTGSGGITDSLAHRRAGALASYDLVDCGLPSSYTDATRYEIHIQRCLAYAVEHRPDLVLVELGGDLVWGNNDTFLRQPGIRERIADVLCVCGDATGALGTHTFMHQAGLEDLPVTYAPSYTRNPATFTTRVQSLLGPHTPVLGDTTDASLAHYLDALTVRNTAACEGN; translated from the coding sequence GTGAGACTCGAAGACCTCAACGCCCTGCAGGCGACCACGATCCGAGCGGACCTGTCCCCGTACCAGTGCCAGATCGCGGACGGCACCGGAGCCGAGGGAGACGTCATCGCGGTGCGCGTCACCGACCCGGGCGGCATCACCGCGCTGGTCGACTACCGCGAGAACCAGCACCCGGTCACCGCCGGCACCGTCCTGCTCGGCGTCCTCGCGAACCGCGACTCCACCACCCACGCCTCCGGCGGCATTCCCCGGGAAGGGCTGGCGATCGTCGCCGGCACGCAGCTGGCCTGGCTCGGCGGCCAGTCCGGCCTCATCGGCACGCTCGACTGGTCGCCGGCACCCCGGAACACGCTCGGCCAGCAAGCCGCCGGGACGGTCGAGGCGATCGGCCTCGTCCACACCCAGATCGGCACCCTCAACATCGCGCACCTCGCGCGCACACCCGGCGCCCAGACCGGCGCCGGGACCAGGCTGCTCGTGGTCGCAGGCACCGCGGCCGAGGTCGGCAAGACCACCCTCGCGGGCCGCCTCATCAGCCACCTCACCCAGACCGGGCTCCGCGTGGTGGCCGTCAAGCCGACCGGATCCGGCGGCATCACCGACTCCCTCGCCCACCGGCGCGCCGGAGCACTGGCCAGCTACGACCTGGTCGACTGCGGCCTACCCTCCTCCTACACCGACGCCACCCGCTACGAGATCCACATCCAGCGCTGCCTCGCCTACGCCGTGGAACACCGCCCGGACCTGGTCCTCGTCGAACTCGGCGGCGACCTGGTGTGGGGCAACAACGACACCTTCCTGCGCCAACCCGGCATCCGCGAGCGGATCGCCGACGTGCTCTGCGTCTGCGGAGACGCCACCGGAGCCCTCGGCACTCACACCTTCATGCACCAGGCCGGCCTCGAGGACCTGCCCGTCACCTACGCCCCCTCCTACACCCGCAACCCCGCCACCTTCACCACCCGCGTCCAGAGCCTGCTCGGCCCCCACACCCCCGTCCTCGGCGACACGACCGACGCCAGCCTCGCCCACTACCTGGACGCCCTCACCGTCCGGAACACCGCCGCCTGCGAGGGGAACTGA
- a CDS encoding thiamine pyrophosphate-dependent enzyme, translating to MTQRHTIAAAVLAAARDHQLPLFVSNGFLCREIMALTAPGEDRVLPLQGGMGLAAGVAAGYAMATGRAAIVLEGDGNHLMGWGSAQLTGTHALPLVHVVSCNGVYRSTGGQPLPSQPSTVQSAAATLFYPQAFTAATEPELRHCLEQALLAPGPSLLYAVEDETGAPPDRSDFRTRDYATALARQAAADTKGEPR from the coding sequence ATGACACAGCGCCACACCATCGCCGCCGCCGTCCTCGCGGCGGCCCGCGACCACCAGCTGCCGCTGTTCGTCAGCAACGGCTTCCTGTGCCGGGAGATCATGGCGCTCACCGCTCCCGGCGAGGACCGCGTTCTGCCGCTGCAAGGCGGGATGGGCCTGGCCGCCGGCGTCGCCGCCGGGTACGCCATGGCCACTGGCCGCGCCGCCATCGTGCTCGAAGGCGACGGCAACCACCTCATGGGCTGGGGCAGCGCCCAGCTCACCGGTACCCATGCCCTTCCCCTGGTCCACGTCGTGTCCTGCAACGGGGTCTACCGGTCCACCGGCGGCCAGCCCTTGCCCAGCCAACCGAGCACGGTCCAGTCCGCTGCCGCGACCTTGTTCTACCCGCAGGCCTTCACCGCAGCGACCGAGCCCGAACTGCGCCACTGCCTGGAGCAGGCGCTCTTGGCGCCCGGCCCGAGCCTTCTCTACGCCGTCGAGGACGAGACAGGGGCGCCGCCGGACCGCTCCGACTTCCGCACCCGCGACTACGCCACCGCGCTGGCCCGCCAGGCGGCCGCCGACACGAAGGGGGAGCCGCGGTGA
- a CDS encoding thiamine pyrophosphate-binding protein gives MTTHTLAKRLHGAGFDCAIGVPDSHLTDLVGELGISIPVHLAPREDTAVAAAVGMTLAGARPLLFMKNAGLFTTCDALTSLAADAAVPLALLVGWAGTGTDHLPHHVVTGERTTGLLTSLGVSWATTDHTGDLEAWFTAHRQAGEHCALLVRPGGAH, from the coding sequence ATGACCACCCACACCCTGGCGAAGCGCCTGCACGGCGCCGGATTCGACTGCGCGATCGGCGTCCCCGACTCCCACCTGACCGACCTCGTCGGCGAACTCGGGATCTCCATCCCCGTCCATCTCGCGCCCCGCGAGGACACCGCGGTCGCCGCCGCCGTCGGCATGACCCTCGCCGGTGCCCGCCCGCTGCTGTTCATGAAGAACGCTGGCCTGTTCACCACCTGCGACGCCCTCACCTCTCTCGCCGCCGACGCCGCCGTCCCCCTCGCCCTCCTGGTGGGCTGGGCCGGGACCGGCACCGACCACCTGCCCCACCACGTCGTCACTGGCGAGCGCACCACCGGCCTCCTCACCAGCCTCGGCGTCTCCTGGGCCACCACCGACCACACCGGCGACCTCGAAGCGTGGTTCACCGCACACCGGCAGGCCGGCGAGCACTGCGCCCTGCTGGTCCGGCCCGGAGGAGCCCACTGA
- a CDS encoding isocitrate lyase/phosphoenolpyruvate mutase family protein, producing MTNAPFSQTLTAAHSDRHLLRALGAANAMAASVATDANFDALWVSGLEVSTALGLPDENVLGPRDLADVVTALGRVCDLPVIIDVDNAGGSAATAARFATDLGRAGASALCLEDSAYPKINSFALHREQQLADAQLMRDQLKALRDAAPDLVLIARTETLICGGQVTEALERAALYIEAGADAILMHSKDKTGQQALATAAGWDERAPLVTVPTAFPHLTGHQLAHAGFSLAIYANHLTRASLAAMRATAQHFTATGTFTAPGAPPLADVQDLLQIADRAASACL from the coding sequence ATGACGAACGCGCCCTTCAGCCAGACCCTCACCGCAGCCCACAGCGACCGCCACCTGCTGCGCGCGCTGGGCGCGGCCAACGCGATGGCCGCGAGCGTCGCGACCGACGCTAACTTCGACGCGCTGTGGGTGTCGGGCCTGGAAGTGTCCACCGCGCTCGGCCTGCCCGACGAGAACGTCCTGGGCCCGCGCGACCTGGCCGACGTCGTCACCGCGCTCGGCCGGGTCTGCGACCTGCCGGTGATCATCGACGTCGACAACGCCGGCGGGTCCGCCGCCACCGCCGCCCGCTTCGCCACTGACCTCGGCCGCGCCGGAGCCTCTGCACTGTGCCTGGAGGACTCCGCCTACCCGAAGATCAACAGCTTCGCGCTGCACCGCGAGCAGCAGCTCGCCGACGCGCAGCTGATGCGCGACCAGCTCAAGGCCCTGCGCGACGCCGCACCGGACCTCGTTCTGATCGCCCGCACCGAGACCCTGATCTGCGGCGGCCAGGTCACCGAGGCCCTCGAGCGCGCCGCGCTCTACATCGAGGCCGGAGCCGACGCGATCCTCATGCACTCCAAGGACAAGACCGGCCAGCAGGCCCTGGCCACCGCAGCGGGCTGGGACGAGCGAGCCCCGCTGGTCACCGTGCCCACCGCCTTCCCCCACCTGACCGGCCACCAGCTCGCCCACGCGGGGTTCAGCCTGGCCATCTACGCCAACCACCTCACCCGCGCCAGCCTCGCCGCCATGCGCGCCACGGCCCAGCACTTCACTGCCACCGGCACGTTCACCGCGCCCGGCGCCCCGCCCCTTGCCGACGTCCAGGACCTGCTCCAGATCGCCGACCGCGCCGCCAGCGCCTGCCTCTGA
- a CDS encoding phosphoenolpyruvate carboxykinase (ATP): MTTSIDSREVEPTASYEIAYRDAQVRAVFDRTDLAERLRRAFTAYGALVSPPVRLTVPTVGVFTAADTGAVPARDQLKVPHGGGRIAVPAGLALLHDGPPRSLVTVARPQVTVAQLDPGDPHLPFLHYLLKYPLRRQVEAQGSILAHSSAVESAPGQACVFLGPSGAGKTTVFVELVSRGLRALGNDATLLTPAGAAVEAATWPHVVRIGAGTAGHNAVMRRLPEDWARRNPADQKIEVFFDELDALFGCPIAAPPSQVTTVVDLGIDTAGEGLTVRRLTGPEIRRFLQERLIGDRLPTGWLPGWSWRPRLESVHEVADRLASTTAMYQVRAGVATPRWADQLADWVRDLTPTAPTGDAPLPRALTVPTPA, from the coding sequence ATGACAACATCCATTGACAGTAGGGAAGTTGAGCCTACTGCCAGCTATGAGATCGCGTACCGCGACGCCCAGGTCCGTGCCGTCTTCGACCGCACCGACCTGGCGGAACGCCTTCGTCGCGCGTTCACCGCCTACGGGGCTCTCGTCTCCCCGCCGGTGCGTCTCACAGTCCCGACGGTCGGCGTCTTCACCGCCGCCGACACTGGGGCGGTGCCCGCTCGGGACCAGCTCAAGGTGCCCCATGGCGGAGGGCGCATCGCCGTCCCCGCGGGGCTGGCGCTGCTTCACGACGGTCCGCCGCGCTCCCTGGTCACCGTGGCCCGGCCACAGGTCACCGTCGCCCAGCTCGACCCCGGTGACCCGCACCTGCCGTTCCTGCACTACCTGCTCAAGTACCCGCTGCGCCGCCAGGTCGAGGCGCAGGGATCGATCCTCGCCCACTCGTCCGCCGTGGAGTCCGCCCCTGGCCAGGCCTGCGTGTTCCTCGGACCCAGCGGGGCCGGCAAGACCACCGTCTTCGTCGAGCTGGTCAGTCGCGGCCTCAGAGCCCTGGGCAATGACGCCACCCTGCTGACCCCGGCCGGAGCCGCCGTGGAGGCCGCGACGTGGCCGCACGTCGTGCGGATCGGGGCCGGCACGGCCGGTCACAACGCTGTGATGCGCCGCCTCCCCGAGGACTGGGCGCGCCGCAACCCGGCCGACCAGAAGATCGAGGTCTTCTTCGACGAGCTGGACGCCCTGTTCGGCTGCCCGATCGCCGCACCACCCTCCCAGGTCACCACAGTCGTGGACCTCGGCATCGACACGGCCGGCGAGGGCCTGACGGTCCGCCGCCTGACCGGGCCGGAGATCCGGCGGTTCCTCCAGGAGCGGCTGATCGGAGACCGGCTGCCGACCGGCTGGCTACCCGGCTGGTCCTGGCGTCCCCGCCTGGAGTCGGTCCACGAGGTGGCCGACCGCCTCGCCTCCACCACCGCGATGTACCAGGTCCGCGCGGGTGTGGCCACGCCGCGTTGGGCCGACCAGCTCGCCGACTGGGTCCGCGACCTCACCCCCACCGCCCCGACCGGCGACGCGCCGCTCCCTCGTGCCCTCACCGTGCCCACGCCCGCCTGA
- a CDS encoding helix-turn-helix domain-containing protein, whose product MTSQLNEDLREARRSSGLPWARFAREAGYAPSHLLNVENGSRRLTPEIAAAYDRVLGTAFAAALQDAGTAAAGSTPWDTAGNLRVFAELADGSSVDRRGFLTAGIALSASAATWAASLRQHAAPDEPAPERGDPELLDQVDKRLDDLRHLDDEVGSGEVHRLARNELLYLVVQIKSGRYRGKAVDRLHSLAAEAARQAAWSAFDQGRHALAQRFFDGSLRASAQAGDPISGAIALSFAAVQCYSTPGQAGRAVSLLEAAGTEVRDKATPLMHAMLAARRARALSKTGTGARKDCARQLALARTALGKGSRDDDPRSLYWVTEGEFEMIAGSCALQLGDPAEAVHRFEAAIKASYPGDEAYPRSHAIYLARAAEAHLEMHDLDAAVANARHAALCLGSVDSARSSSELKGLRGKLAAHTSNPAVRDFLQVG is encoded by the coding sequence ATGACGAGTCAGCTGAACGAGGATCTACGGGAAGCGCGCAGGTCGTCCGGCCTTCCGTGGGCGCGGTTCGCCCGGGAGGCGGGGTACGCGCCGTCGCATCTGCTGAACGTGGAGAACGGCAGCCGACGGCTCACGCCCGAGATCGCTGCCGCCTACGACCGTGTGCTCGGCACCGCGTTCGCCGCCGCGCTCCAGGACGCCGGCACGGCGGCTGCCGGGTCAACGCCTTGGGACACGGCGGGAAACCTGAGAGTCTTCGCCGAGTTGGCAGATGGGAGCAGCGTGGATCGCAGAGGATTCCTGACCGCGGGGATCGCCTTGTCCGCCTCGGCCGCCACCTGGGCCGCGTCGCTGCGGCAGCACGCCGCGCCCGACGAGCCGGCTCCGGAGCGCGGCGACCCGGAGCTGCTGGACCAGGTCGACAAGCGGCTCGACGACCTGCGTCACCTCGACGACGAGGTCGGCAGCGGGGAGGTGCACCGCCTCGCCCGCAACGAGCTGCTGTACCTCGTGGTCCAGATCAAGTCCGGCCGCTACCGGGGGAAGGCGGTGGACCGGCTGCACTCGCTGGCGGCCGAGGCAGCCCGCCAGGCCGCGTGGAGCGCGTTCGACCAAGGCCGGCACGCGCTCGCGCAGCGCTTCTTCGACGGGTCCCTGCGGGCCTCGGCCCAGGCCGGCGATCCGATCAGCGGGGCGATCGCGCTGTCGTTCGCCGCCGTGCAGTGCTACTCCACCCCCGGGCAGGCGGGCCGGGCCGTCTCGCTCCTGGAAGCAGCCGGTACAGAGGTCAGGGACAAGGCGACACCCCTGATGCACGCCATGCTCGCCGCGCGCAGAGCGCGCGCCCTGTCCAAGACCGGCACGGGGGCGAGGAAGGACTGCGCCCGCCAGCTCGCGCTCGCCCGCACCGCCCTCGGCAAGGGGTCCCGCGACGACGACCCGAGGAGCCTGTACTGGGTGACAGAGGGCGAGTTCGAGATGATTGCCGGGTCCTGCGCCCTGCAGCTCGGCGACCCGGCCGAAGCGGTGCACCGCTTCGAGGCCGCGATCAAGGCGTCCTATCCCGGCGACGAGGCCTACCCGCGAAGCCACGCCATCTACCTGGCCCGCGCCGCCGAGGCGCACCTGGAGATGCACGACCTCGACGCGGCCGTCGCCAATGCGCGCCACGCTGCTCTGTGCCTGGGGTCGGTGGACTCCGCCCGGTCGTCCTCTGAGCTGAAGGGGCTCCGCGGGAAACTCGCGGCACACACCTCGAACCCGGCCGTCCGCGACTTTCTACAGGTCGGATAG
- a CDS encoding HAD family hydrolase, with the protein MATPSKPKFSGLILDFFGVLTANMVEVISFFEDREKLSRGTFLRGWADPRGQELFQRLELGLITQADWNSGFAELVGIEPENLMARYLHDAFPAYPVLAVARQARAAGIRTAVLSNSLGREPYDPYAGFDLGGTFDAVVLSSEAGVRKPDPAIFRLALERLDVPASECLFVDDGEENLAVADALGIKVLLGLDELVVARRLRELLRLSDL; encoded by the coding sequence ATGGCGACGCCCAGCAAACCCAAGTTCTCGGGCCTGATCCTGGACTTCTTCGGGGTCTTGACCGCCAACATGGTCGAGGTGATCTCGTTCTTCGAGGATCGGGAGAAGCTCTCCCGCGGGACCTTTCTGCGTGGCTGGGCCGATCCGCGCGGGCAAGAGCTCTTCCAGCGTCTTGAGCTCGGGTTGATCACCCAGGCGGACTGGAACAGCGGCTTCGCCGAGCTGGTCGGCATCGAGCCGGAGAACCTGATGGCCCGCTACTTGCACGACGCCTTCCCCGCCTACCCGGTCCTTGCGGTTGCCCGTCAGGCGCGGGCCGCGGGGATCCGGACCGCGGTGCTGTCGAACAGCCTCGGGCGGGAGCCGTACGACCCCTACGCGGGCTTCGACCTGGGCGGCACGTTCGACGCGGTCGTGCTCTCCTCGGAAGCCGGGGTGCGCAAGCCCGACCCGGCGATCTTCCGCCTGGCCCTTGAGCGGCTCGACGTGCCGGCCTCGGAGTGCCTGTTCGTGGACGACGGCGAGGAGAACCTCGCGGTCGCGGACGCTCTGGGCATCAAGGTGCTGCTCGGCCTGGACGAGCTGGTGGTGGCGCGGCGCCTGCGTGAGCTCCTGCGCCTATCCGACCTGTAG
- a CDS encoding GntR family transcriptional regulator, producing MVDGASASADAPYLRVAAAMRQRITDGTWPVGHRLPARATLGHEFGDVGENVIRRAQELLIAQGLLEGRAGSGTYVRAPRQRRRMLRSWAREQHATSPFRSEMASLGMAGDWEANSAAKTPALAHIAARLGIAEGDLCVRTDYEFFADRQPVMLSTSWEPMAITSGTVVVLPEGGPLAGAGVVARMAHIGVTVVRAVEVPRPTRLNKDQAELLGVAAGTQATLIERIYYDDAGSPVETADILVPDDGWEIAYEIQLSSSPVL from the coding sequence ATGGTTGACGGCGCCTCAGCATCCGCCGATGCCCCCTACCTGCGTGTCGCAGCCGCCATGCGTCAGCGGATCACCGACGGAACTTGGCCCGTCGGGCACCGCCTCCCCGCCCGCGCGACGCTCGGCCACGAGTTCGGCGACGTGGGCGAGAACGTCATTCGCCGCGCTCAGGAACTGCTCATCGCCCAAGGCCTGCTCGAAGGCCGCGCCGGATCCGGAACCTACGTACGCGCCCCACGCCAGCGCCGCCGGATGCTGCGCAGCTGGGCCCGCGAGCAGCACGCCACCAGCCCGTTCCGCTCCGAGATGGCCTCGCTCGGAATGGCCGGCGACTGGGAGGCCAACAGCGCCGCCAAGACGCCCGCACTCGCCCACATCGCCGCCCGTCTCGGTATCGCCGAGGGCGACCTGTGCGTGCGGACCGACTATGAATTCTTCGCCGACCGCCAGCCCGTCATGCTCTCCACCAGCTGGGAACCGATGGCCATCACCTCAGGCACCGTGGTGGTCCTGCCCGAAGGCGGACCGCTGGCCGGCGCCGGAGTGGTCGCGCGCATGGCGCACATCGGCGTTACCGTCGTCCGCGCTGTCGAGGTTCCGCGACCGACGCGACTCAACAAGGACCAGGCCGAGCTGCTCGGCGTGGCGGCTGGAACCCAAGCGACCTTGATCGAGCGCATCTACTACGACGATGCGGGTTCCCCGGTCGAGACCGCCGACATTCTCGTTCCGGATGACGGATGGGAGATCGCCTACGAGATCCAGCTGAGCAGCAGCCCGGTCTTGTGA
- a CDS encoding replication-relaxation family protein: MTDIDVPYTVLACLYLHRMATTAHLHHLVGIARQQAATRRLLRELAADELVISVNLPGPGRTKLWLLTAAGRDLCQAMPEVRGREYPLVQGTHLRRRAPHSLDVLRTHLAFLAEARQRGDEYGPLDWEPEVYHRLSDQRADAVIADALMRYTINGPSGSRRQLRAFVEVDRATMSSERLASKLMAYGRFLDYTPLPVGAARRRQTTAVQVPVWQRSYPVYPRVLFVLTGASRTVMERRVADLQAMAVANPLAARLAQVVPLGAAILEDLQEQGPSAPVWTPLAGDDLTRRGWSEL; encoded by the coding sequence ATGACCGACATCGACGTCCCGTACACGGTGCTGGCCTGCCTCTACCTGCACCGCATGGCCACCACCGCGCACCTGCACCACCTGGTGGGCATCGCGCGCCAGCAAGCCGCCACCCGCCGCCTGCTGCGCGAACTGGCAGCTGACGAGCTGGTCATCTCGGTCAACCTTCCCGGGCCGGGCCGCACCAAGCTGTGGCTGCTCACCGCCGCCGGCCGAGACCTGTGCCAGGCCATGCCCGAGGTACGCGGCCGCGAGTACCCCCTGGTCCAGGGCACCCATCTGCGCCGCCGCGCACCCCACAGCCTGGACGTCCTGCGCACCCACCTGGCCTTCCTGGCCGAGGCCCGCCAGCGCGGCGACGAGTACGGGCCACTGGACTGGGAACCCGAGGTCTACCACCGCCTGTCCGACCAGCGCGCCGACGCCGTCATTGCGGACGCGCTGATGCGCTACACCATCAACGGCCCAAGCGGCTCACGCCGACAACTGCGGGCCTTCGTCGAAGTCGACCGCGCCACCATGTCCAGCGAACGCCTCGCCTCGAAGCTGATGGCCTACGGGCGCTTCCTGGACTACACCCCACTCCCGGTCGGTGCGGCACGCCGCCGCCAGACCACGGCCGTCCAGGTCCCCGTCTGGCAGCGCTCCTACCCGGTCTATCCGCGCGTCCTGTTCGTGCTGACCGGTGCCTCGCGCACCGTGATGGAGCGTCGGGTTGCGGACCTGCAGGCGATGGCCGTCGCTAACCCGCTGGCCGCCCGCCTGGCCCAAGTCGTCCCGCTCGGCGCAGCCATCCTTGAGGACCTCCAAGAGCAGGGCCCGTCGGCACCGGTCTGGACGCCGCTGGCCGGAGACGACCTGACGAGGCGAGGGTGGTCCGAGCTGTGA